A genomic stretch from Prionailurus bengalensis isolate Pbe53 chromosome E2, Fcat_Pben_1.1_paternal_pri, whole genome shotgun sequence includes:
- the TMEM160 gene encoding transmembrane protein 160 — protein sequence MGGGWWWARAARLARLRFRGALLPPPRPRSGGARGSFAPGHGPRAGASPPPVSELDRADAWLLRKAHETAFLSWFRNGLLASGIGVISFMQSDMGREAAYGFFLLGGLCVVWGGASYVVGLAALRGPMQLSLGGAAAGVGAVLAVGLLWACAVGLYMGQLELDVELVPEDDGTATAEGPDEAGRPPPE from the exons ATGGGAGGCGGCTGGTGGTGGGCTCGGGCCGCCCGACTGGCCCGGCTCCGCTTCCGGGGGGCGCTGCTGCCGCCTCCGCGGCCCCGGAGCGGGGGCGCCCGAGGGTCCTTCGCCCCCGGCCACGGCCCCCGTGCCGGGGCTTCGCCGCCCCCCGTGTCCGAGCTGGACCGTGCGGACGCCTGGCTCCTCCGGAAGGCGCATGAGACAG ccttcctCTCCTGGTTCCGCAATGGCCTCCTGGCATCAGGCATTGGGGTCATCTCCTTCATGCAGAGTGACATGGGTCGGGAAGCTGCCTACG gcTTCTTCCTGCTGGGCGGCCTGTGCGTCGTGTGGGGCGGTGCCTCCTACGTGGTGGGCCTGGCTGCACTGCGGGGACCCATGCAGCTGTCGCTGGGGGGCGCAGCAGCGGGCGTGGGGGCCGTGCTGGCCGTGGGCCTGCTCTGGGCTTGTGCCGTCGGTCTCTACATGGGTCAGCTGGAGCTGGATGTGGAACTGGTGCCCGAGGACGATGGGACCGCCACCGCCGAAGGCCCCGATGAAGCCGGCCGGCCGCCACCGGAGTGA